Proteins encoded together in one Litoribacterium kuwaitense window:
- a CDS encoding YeiH family protein yields MEQMQHRENVRFFGGVMFTLVLALAGFLLARIPGLSAVGPLTIAIVLAIVYRSFLGYPQKIKAGVVFSSKKVLRFAIVLYGFQLNLNVIWQDGLGVLLSGAVIIVLAIGVMLLIGKWFKADRSLSMLLGVGTGICGASAIAAVSPIIRAKDEDTAIGVGLIALVGTVFALIFTALSPVLPLSPVQYGEWTGLTIHEVAQVVLAGAAGGEDGLAMALLAKLGRVFLLIPVCFILMALVSRKNEGRNVRAPFPWFLIGFVAMSALGTYVLGPVVPVTEQTMEFVSTSASFLLTMAMAGLGLNVDIRQLGQKAWRPLLTLIVTSVIVSVAGYVLVVAF; encoded by the coding sequence ATGGAACAAATGCAACATCGGGAGAACGTGCGGTTCTTCGGGGGGGTCATGTTTACGCTCGTTCTCGCACTCGCCGGTTTTTTATTGGCGCGCATACCTGGATTGTCCGCGGTCGGGCCATTAACGATAGCGATTGTCCTTGCCATCGTTTACCGGTCTTTTCTTGGTTATCCTCAAAAAATAAAGGCAGGAGTTGTTTTTTCTTCAAAAAAAGTGCTTCGCTTTGCGATCGTGCTTTATGGTTTTCAATTGAACTTAAATGTCATTTGGCAGGATGGGCTAGGTGTTTTGTTAAGCGGTGCTGTCATAATCGTCCTTGCCATCGGCGTTATGCTCTTGATCGGGAAATGGTTTAAAGCCGATCGTTCGTTGAGTATGCTGTTAGGTGTTGGTACTGGTATATGCGGTGCTTCAGCGATCGCAGCAGTGTCACCTATTATTCGGGCGAAGGATGAGGATACGGCGATTGGTGTTGGTCTCATAGCCCTTGTCGGTACGGTGTTTGCGTTGATCTTTACGGCATTAAGCCCTGTTTTGCCTTTAAGTCCGGTGCAATATGGAGAATGGACTGGCTTGACTATCCATGAGGTTGCGCAAGTCGTTCTTGCTGGGGCTGCCGGTGGTGAAGATGGCTTAGCGATGGCGCTTTTGGCGAAATTAGGCAGGGTGTTTTTGCTTATTCCAGTCTGCTTCATTCTCATGGCTTTAGTATCTCGTAAGAATGAAGGTCGTAACGTGCGTGCGCCGTTTCCCTGGTTTTTAATTGGTTTTGTGGCAATGAGTGCCCTTGGGACATATGTTCTCGGTCCGGTCGTACCGGTCACTGAACAGACAATGGAGTTTGTATCTACATCTGCTAGCTTTTTATTGACGATGGCGATGGCGGGCTTAGGGTTAAATGTTGACATCCGTCAACTTGGCCAAAAAGCATGGAGACCGCTACTTACATTAATTGTTACAAGTGTTATCGTGTCCGTGGCGGGGTATGTTTTAGTCGTTGCATTTTAA
- a CDS encoding LysR family transcriptional regulator — MALEPVRTFITVVEEKNFTRAAQKLRISQPSVSLHIKQLEEEFNTILIDRSQRFLHLTETGAFFYKRAKEIVEHYDQSIEDIARMNQRVEGALSIGASYTIGEFVLPTLLAPFQKSFPAVELTMSIENTTNIVENVYQRVYTMGFVEGHVQHPQLDVIPMMEDEMVLIAPNDLADRLDAPVTKEQLSQWSWVQREEGSGTRAYMDDFLKNNDIHVSQKTTISSNYGVKEAVANGLGLSILSKWVVQKALQHKEISIVPMIDWPATKRHFYLILPKAPKTLLVDAFINHLKTSIEQQIKTTP; from the coding sequence ATGGCCCTTGAGCCCGTTAGAACATTTATCACCGTTGTGGAAGAAAAAAACTTCACAAGAGCCGCGCAAAAATTGCGAATATCACAACCGAGTGTAAGTCTACATATCAAGCAATTGGAGGAAGAATTTAATACCATTCTGATTGATCGCTCCCAACGTTTTCTTCATTTAACGGAAACAGGTGCTTTTTTCTACAAAAGAGCTAAAGAAATTGTCGAGCATTATGATCAATCGATCGAAGACATCGCCCGCATGAATCAGCGCGTTGAAGGTGCCTTATCAATCGGAGCAAGCTACACCATTGGAGAATTTGTCCTGCCAACGTTGCTCGCCCCGTTTCAAAAATCGTTCCCAGCGGTGGAATTAACGATGTCCATTGAAAATACAACAAATATTGTCGAAAATGTGTATCAACGCGTGTATACGATGGGCTTCGTCGAAGGTCACGTTCAGCACCCTCAGCTCGACGTCATACCAATGATGGAAGATGAAATGGTGCTCATCGCACCAAATGACCTGGCCGACCGGCTAGATGCTCCAGTGACGAAGGAACAGCTCTCCCAATGGTCTTGGGTGCAAAGAGAGGAAGGGTCAGGCACACGAGCCTATATGGATGATTTTCTTAAAAACAACGATATCCACGTGTCACAAAAAACGACGATTTCTAGCAATTATGGCGTCAAAGAAGCCGTTGCCAACGGACTCGGTTTGTCCATTCTTTCCAAATGGGTTGTGCAAAAAGCATTGCAGCATAAAGAAATCTCGATTGTCCCAATGATCGACTGGCCCGCAACGAAACGTCACTTTTACCTCATTCTTCCTAAAGCTCCAAAAACCTTACTTGTCGATGCCTTTATCAACCATTTAAAGACTTCGATCGAGCAGCAAATAAAAACAACGCCATAG
- the tenA gene encoding thiaminase II — MSFTEMLRAENDATFEAIFDHPFVQGLKKGDVPKEALIHYVKQDFEYLNAFMKVYGLAISKCSSREDMSLFNEQISFVLHSEIHPHNNLCQVAGVRYEELQGFPLAPTANHYVMHMMNTGHQGTLGEIMAVLLPCPWTYLEIGKRLVNEVNPQPGEHPFYDWIHFYGTSSMDELTKSLRTWLDAYVEEKAAPWEKEKMREAFAKSCQLELGFWEMAYSVEEWPVQNILEDMK; from the coding sequence ATGTCATTTACTGAAATGTTACGCGCTGAGAATGATGCCACGTTTGAAGCTATTTTTGATCATCCGTTTGTTCAAGGGTTAAAAAAAGGTGATGTACCGAAAGAAGCATTAATCCATTATGTGAAACAAGATTTCGAATACTTAAACGCTTTTATGAAGGTTTATGGATTGGCGATTTCAAAATGCTCATCTCGAGAGGATATGTCACTGTTTAATGAGCAGATTTCGTTCGTGTTGCACAGTGAGATTCACCCGCACAATAATTTGTGTCAAGTGGCGGGCGTTCGCTATGAAGAGCTACAAGGATTTCCTTTGGCGCCAACGGCAAACCATTATGTTATGCATATGATGAATACAGGGCACCAAGGTACGCTTGGGGAAATTATGGCTGTGTTGCTGCCGTGCCCGTGGACATACCTTGAGATAGGGAAACGGTTAGTGAATGAAGTGAATCCACAGCCAGGTGAGCATCCCTTTTATGACTGGATTCATTTTTATGGAACGAGCAGTATGGATGAATTAACGAAAAGCTTGCGTACATGGCTAGACGCATACGTAGAGGAAAAAGCGGCTCCGTGGGAAAAGGAAAAAATGCGCGAAGCTTTTGCGAAAAGTTGTCAGCTAGAGCTCGGCTTTTGGGAAATGGCGTACAGTGTAGAAGAATGGCCCGTTCAAAATATTCTCGAAGACATGAAGTGA
- a CDS encoding DMT family transporter, with product MAWIILLIAGFAEIGGILALKASEGLSRLKPTIFAIVFGGLSFYLLSVALKELPLSTGYAVWTGIGAVGSVLFGMWIYKEPKTAARLFFIALIVTGVVGLRFF from the coding sequence ATGGCTTGGATCATTTTACTCATCGCAGGTTTTGCAGAAATCGGTGGCATTCTTGCTTTGAAAGCGTCGGAAGGATTGAGCCGTCTGAAGCCAACGATTTTTGCCATTGTTTTTGGCGGATTGAGCTTTTATTTGTTGTCCGTTGCTCTCAAAGAATTGCCGTTAAGTACAGGGTATGCGGTCTGGACGGGAATCGGCGCTGTTGGCAGCGTATTGTTCGGAATGTGGATTTATAAAGAGCCAAAAACGGCTGCCCGCTTGTTTTTTATTGCGCTCATTGTGACCGGTGTCGTAGGCCTTCGGTTTTTTTAA